From a region of the Odocoileus virginianus isolate 20LAN1187 ecotype Illinois chromosome 1, Ovbor_1.2, whole genome shotgun sequence genome:
- the AGR2 gene encoding anterior gradient protein 2 homolog gives MEKIPVSAFLLLVALSYTLAKDTTVKPGAKKDTKDPQLKLPQTLSRGWGDQLIWTQTYEEALYKSKTSNKPLMIIHHLDECPHSQALKKAFAENKEIQKLAEQFVLLNLVYETTDKHLSPDGQYVPRILFVDPSLTVRADITGRYSNRLYAYEPSDTALLLDNMKKALKLLKTEL, from the exons ATGGAGAAGATTCCAGTGTCAGCATTCCTGCTGCTGGTGGCCCTTTCCTACACCCTGGCCAAAGACACCACAGTCAAACCAGGAGCCAAGAAAGACACGAAGGACCCTCAGCTCAAACTGCCCCAGACCCTCTCCAGAG GTTGGGGGGACCAACTCATCTGGACCCAGACATATGAAGAAGCTTTATACAAATCCAAGACAAG CAATAAACCCTTGATGATTATTCACCACTTGGATGAATGCCCACACAGTCAAG CTTTAAAGAAGGCATttgctgaaaataaagaaatccaGAAATTGGCGGAGCAGTTCGTCCTCCTCAATCTAGTT tatgaaacaactgacaagcaCCTTTCTCCTGATGGCCAATACGTGCCCAGGATTTTGTTTGTTG ACCCATCCCTAACCGTTAGAGCTGACATCACTGGAAGATACTCAAACCGTCTCTATGCTTATGAACCTTCAGACACAGCTCTAT TGCTCGACAACATGAAGAAAGCTCTCAAGTTGCTGAAGACTGAACTGTAG